The following proteins come from a genomic window of Lolium rigidum isolate FL_2022 chromosome 5, APGP_CSIRO_Lrig_0.1, whole genome shotgun sequence:
- the LOC124651197 gene encoding ornithine decarboxylase-like — translation MGGGSPMQAVLVAPGVKDRKVLAFKRHALKEKDAVAALMRSIAGSGVRSAFHVLDLARVLDLHGHWRRELPDVRPYYAVKCNPEPAMLGALAALGAGFDCASRREIEAVLALGVEPGSIVYANPCKPEAHIEYAAQVGVNLTTYDSEEEVAKVKRCHPGCELVLRIKGPVNGDAKVDLGVKYGALADEVVPLLRAAQRAGLAVAGVSFHVGSGGSRTDVYREAIKASRAAFDAAEALGMPPMRVLDIGGGFVAGATFDEAAAVIKEALAQHFGDLPCIEVIGEPGRYFAETAFTLAARVIGKRTRGEVREYWIDDGVYGSLNCVLMDDYVPRPRPLAAGRPGEKTYASTVFGPTCDSLDTVITGYQLPELNVGEWLVFHDMGAYTTGSGSNFNGFYTSDIKTFLAYCS, via the coding sequence ATGGGTGGAGGCAGCCCCATGCaggcggtgctggtggcaccgggggTGAAGGACAGGAAGGTGCTGGCGTTCAAGCGGCACGCGCTCAAGGAGAAGGACGCCGTCGCCGCGCTCATGCGCTCCATCGCCGGCTCCGGCGTGCGTAGCGCGTTCCACGTCCTCGACCTCGCCAGGGTCCTCGACCTGCACGGACACTGGCGCCGCGAGCTCCCCGACGTGCGGCCCTACTACGCCGTCAAGTGCAACCCTGAGCCGGCGATGCTCGGCGCGCTCGCCGCCCTCGGCGCCGGGTTCGACTGCGCCAGCCGCCGAGAGATCGAGGCCGTGCTCGCTCTCGGGGTCGAGCCGGGGAGCATAGTGTACGCCAACCCGTGCAAGCCCGAGGCGCACATCGAGTACGCGGCGCAGGTCGGCGTCAACCTCACCACGTACGACTCCGAGGAGGAGGTGGCCAAGGTGAAGCGCTGCCACCCTGGCTGCGAGCTCGTCCTCCGCATCAAGGGCCCCGTCAACGGCGATGCTAAGGTCGACCTCGGCGTCAAGTACGGAGCGCTCGCCGACGAGGTGGTCCCGCTCCTCCGCGCCGCGCAGCGCGCGGGCCTCGCCGTGGCTGGCGTCTCCTTCCACGTCGGCAGCGGCGGGTCACGCACCGACGTGTACCGGGAGGCCATCAAGGCCTCTCGCGCGGCATTCGACGCGGCCGAGGCCCTCGGCATGCCGCCCATGCGCGTGCTCGACATCGGCGGCGGCTTCGTGGCCGGCGCCACCTTCGACGAGGCGGCGGCAGTCATCAAGGAAGCGCTCGCCCAGCATTTCGGCGACCTCCCATGCATTGAGGTGATCGGCGAGCCGGGACGGTACTTCGCAGAGACTGCATTCACGCTCGCGGCGCGCGTCATCGGGAAGCGCACGCGCGGCGAGGTGCGGGAGTACTGGATCGACGACGGCGTCTACGGCTCCCTTAACTGCGTCCTCATGGACGACTACGTGCCGCGCCCGAggccgctcgccgccggccgccccggTGAGAAGACGTACGCGTCGACGGTGTTTGGGCCGACGTGCGACTCTCTCGACACGGTGATTACGGGGTACCAGCTGCCGGAGTTGAACGTGGGGGAGTGGCTCGTGTTCCACGACATGGGCGCCTACACTACCGGGTCCGGCTCCAACTTCAACGGCTTCTACACGTCTGACATCAAGACATTCTTGGCCTACTGCAGCTAG